One Campylobacter sputorum subsp. sputorum DNA segment encodes these proteins:
- the cmoA gene encoding carboxy-S-adenosyl-L-methionine synthase CmoA yields MKDNIFKKPISKQFEFDESVATVFDDMISRSVPYYEISQSLSVDILSKILKENAVVCDLGCSTASTLLKLYDLRKDLIFYGYDNAPKMLEIAKNKSIAYGAKIVFKECDILDCEFVKSDAFILNYTLQFIRPIKRDEFIKKLYNNLNDDGVLLFSEKLVFEDKKFTKNIIEIYEDYKEKQGYSKFEISQKREALENVLIPYTQEENYQMVKNAGFKNIECIFKWANFAVFLAF; encoded by the coding sequence ATGAAAGACAATATTTTTAAAAAACCAATTTCAAAACAGTTCGAATTTGATGAAAGCGTAGCAACGGTTTTTGATGATATGATATCCCGCTCTGTTCCGTATTATGAAATTTCTCAAAGCTTAAGTGTGGATATTTTATCAAAAATACTAAAAGAAAATGCCGTAGTTTGTGATCTTGGTTGTTCGACTGCTTCAACTTTATTAAAATTATATGATTTAAGAAAAGATTTGATTTTCTACGGATACGACAATGCCCCAAAAATGCTTGAAATAGCTAAAAATAAGTCCATAGCATATGGTGCAAAAATAGTGTTTAAAGAGTGCGACATACTTGATTGTGAGTTTGTAAAAAGTGATGCGTTTATTTTAAATTATACTTTGCAATTTATCAGACCTATAAAAAGAGATGAGTTTATAAAAAAACTTTATAACAATTTAAACGATGATGGGGTATTGTTATTTTCCGAAAAACTTGTTTTTGAAGATAAAAAATTTACAAAAAATATTATAGAAATTTATGAAGATTATAAAGAAAAACAAGGATATAGTAAATTTGAAATATCTCAAAAAAGAGAAGCATTGGAAAATGTTTTGATTCCATATACTCAAGAAGAAAATTATCAAATGGTAAAAAATGCTGGATTTAAAAATATTGAATGTATATTTAAGTGGGCAAATTTTGCAGTTTTTTTAGCTTTTTAA